A window of the Gemmatirosa kalamazoonensis genome harbors these coding sequences:
- a CDS encoding NAD(+)/NADH kinase, with protein sequence MGEERKAALRLGVVGHRGYADLPAIMRTLLDLSPQLGFELAFEPELADFAPDAVARLTDDTPLDALLTLGGDGTLLRGARLVGERQVPILGVNLGRLGFLTSCGPNELDDALRRLAAGDYYAEPRMALHASAVDPGGTERLHWRSLNDVVLHKGGFARVVRFDVWIDGEPIGAYGADGVVISTPTGSTAYSLSAGGPVVVPTVESIVVTPVSPHTLAIRPLVLPASAEVRVRGRDGPEELLVTVDGQVGTNFASAESLVVRRAQRPVLVVRFPGTTFFARLRHKLGWGGLADRDEVA encoded by the coding sequence GTGGGTGAAGAGCGGAAGGCCGCGCTGCGCCTGGGCGTCGTGGGGCATCGCGGCTACGCGGACCTCCCGGCGATCATGCGCACGCTGCTCGACCTGTCGCCGCAGCTCGGCTTCGAGCTCGCGTTCGAGCCGGAGCTCGCCGACTTCGCGCCCGACGCGGTCGCGCGCCTAACGGACGACACGCCGCTCGACGCGCTGCTCACGCTCGGCGGTGACGGGACGCTGTTGCGCGGCGCGCGTCTCGTCGGCGAGCGGCAGGTGCCGATCCTCGGCGTGAACCTGGGGCGGCTCGGCTTCCTCACAAGCTGCGGGCCGAATGAGCTCGACGACGCGCTGCGCCGACTCGCCGCCGGCGACTACTACGCCGAGCCGCGCATGGCGCTGCACGCGAGCGCGGTGGATCCCGGTGGCACGGAGCGGCTGCACTGGCGGTCGCTGAACGACGTCGTGCTGCACAAGGGCGGCTTCGCGCGCGTCGTGCGTTTCGACGTGTGGATCGACGGGGAGCCGATCGGCGCCTACGGTGCGGACGGCGTCGTCATCTCCACGCCGACGGGGTCGACGGCGTACTCGCTCTCGGCGGGCGGTCCCGTCGTCGTGCCGACGGTCGAGTCCATCGTCGTCACGCCGGTCTCGCCGCACACCCTCGCCATCCGTCCCCTCGTGCTCCCCGCGTCGGCGGAGGTGCGCGTGCGCGGACGCGACGGGCCGGAGGAGCTGCTCGTGACGGTCGACGGCCAGGTGGGAACGAACTTCGCCTCGGCCGAGTCGCTCGTCGTGCGCCGCGCGCAGCGTCCGGTGC
- the dxs gene encoding 1-deoxy-D-xylulose-5-phosphate synthase, whose product MSLLDRIDSPADLRRLTREELRALPAEMRERLIAVCSQTGGHIGAGLGVVELTIALHAAFDTPRDQLVWDVGHQGYPHKLLTGRNTRMETLRQESGISGFLKRSESEYDTFGAGHAATSISAALGIAAARDLNGESFKVAAIIGDGALSCGLAYEGLNNAGHSERDVVVVLNDNEMSIAPNVGAMHKYLTSIQRNPLYNRVRRKLGEIADNAGVAGTLLRRWEESAKAFFTPGVLFEELGFRYFGPIDGHDVDLLVDTFTAVREMTGPRLVHVVTQKGKGFPAGEHGEKWHALPAGHDPATGKQIAVSSAGPTYTKVFGRGLTELGAIDPRVVAITAAMPSGTGTEEFAKAHPQRFFDVGIAEGHAVTFAAGLATRGVRPVVAIYSTFLQRAYDNVIHDVAIQKLPVVLAMDRAGLVGEDGETHMGLYDIAYMLAVPGMTVTAPCDGRELLALLRSATLHDGPFCVRYPRATVPDAVPPTAQIDATPYGTWDVLRRGKEVAVLAVGTMVQPALAAADTLASEGLDVTVVNCRFLKPYDEVTLAALLAEHRQLLVVEEGTVVNGFGAYMANVVAQLEPTVRVVAHGVPDRIIVAAPRARQLARCGLDAAGIAERVRALHESEAVAG is encoded by the coding sequence ATGTCCCTACTCGATCGGATCGACTCTCCGGCGGACCTCCGGCGCCTGACGCGGGAGGAGCTCCGCGCGCTCCCGGCGGAGATGCGTGAGCGCCTCATCGCGGTGTGCTCCCAGACGGGAGGCCACATCGGCGCCGGGCTCGGTGTCGTGGAGCTGACGATCGCCCTCCACGCCGCGTTCGACACGCCGCGCGATCAGCTCGTGTGGGACGTCGGCCACCAGGGGTACCCGCACAAGCTGCTCACCGGCCGCAACACGCGCATGGAGACGCTGCGGCAGGAGAGCGGCATCTCCGGCTTCCTGAAGCGGTCCGAGAGCGAGTACGACACGTTCGGCGCAGGTCACGCCGCGACGTCGATCTCCGCGGCGCTCGGCATCGCGGCGGCGCGTGACCTGAACGGCGAGTCGTTCAAGGTCGCCGCGATCATCGGCGACGGCGCGCTGTCCTGCGGCCTCGCGTACGAGGGGCTGAACAACGCGGGCCACTCGGAGCGCGACGTCGTCGTCGTGCTGAACGACAACGAGATGTCGATCGCGCCTAACGTGGGCGCGATGCACAAGTACCTCACGTCGATCCAGCGCAACCCCCTGTACAACCGCGTGCGCCGGAAGCTCGGCGAGATCGCCGACAACGCCGGCGTCGCGGGCACGCTGCTGCGCCGGTGGGAGGAGAGCGCGAAGGCGTTCTTCACGCCGGGCGTGCTGTTCGAGGAGCTCGGCTTCCGCTACTTCGGCCCGATCGACGGCCACGACGTCGACCTGCTCGTCGACACGTTCACGGCGGTGCGCGAGATGACCGGTCCGCGCCTCGTGCACGTCGTCACGCAGAAGGGAAAGGGCTTCCCGGCCGGCGAGCACGGCGAGAAGTGGCACGCGCTGCCGGCGGGCCACGATCCGGCGACGGGCAAGCAGATCGCGGTGTCGTCGGCCGGCCCGACGTACACGAAGGTGTTCGGCCGCGGCCTCACGGAGCTCGGCGCGATCGACCCGCGCGTCGTCGCGATCACGGCGGCGATGCCGAGCGGCACGGGCACCGAGGAGTTCGCGAAGGCGCACCCGCAGCGCTTCTTCGACGTCGGCATAGCGGAGGGGCACGCGGTGACCTTCGCGGCGGGGCTCGCGACGCGCGGCGTCAGGCCGGTCGTCGCGATCTACTCCACGTTCCTGCAGCGCGCGTACGACAACGTGATCCACGACGTCGCGATCCAGAAGCTGCCGGTGGTGCTCGCGATGGACCGCGCGGGGCTCGTCGGCGAGGACGGCGAGACGCACATGGGACTGTACGACATCGCGTACATGCTCGCCGTTCCCGGCATGACGGTGACGGCGCCGTGCGACGGCCGTGAGCTGCTGGCGCTGCTGCGCTCCGCCACGCTGCACGACGGCCCGTTCTGCGTGCGCTACCCGCGCGCCACCGTGCCCGACGCGGTGCCGCCGACGGCGCAAATCGATGCGACGCCGTACGGCACGTGGGACGTGCTGCGCCGCGGCAAGGAGGTCGCCGTGCTCGCGGTGGGCACCATGGTGCAGCCCGCCCTCGCCGCGGCCGACACGCTCGCGTCCGAGGGGCTCGACGTCACCGTCGTGAACTGCCGCTTCCTGAAGCCGTACGACGAGGTCACGCTCGCGGCGCTGCTCGCCGAGCACCGTCAGCTCCTCGTCGTCGAGGAAGGCACGGTCGTGAACGGCTTCGGCGCGTACATGGCGAACGTCGTCGCGCAGCTCGAGCCGACGGTGCGCGTGGTCGCGCACGGAGTGCCCGACCGCATCATCGTCGCGGCGCCGCGCGCGCGCCAGCTGGCACGCTGCGGGCTCGATGCGGCGGGGATCGCGGAGCGCGTGCGCGCGCTGCACGAGAGCGAAGCGGTCGCCGGCTGA